The proteins below come from a single Iocasia fonsfrigidae genomic window:
- a CDS encoding endonuclease Q family protein, translating to MFSEYFADLHIHIGAASSGNPVKITASRSLTFANILKESAENKGLDIIGIIDCASPPVIADIEKLLAEGLMEELTDGGIKYGNLTVILGAEIESRESNGGQSHYLAYFPFLRNIKDFSEIMSEYIKNITLSSQSTGLNASQLLQIIDSTGGVCIPAHVFTPYKSFYGRSFSSYQEVFNTQEWEMIPAIELGLSADTYLADYLPELRDKTFISNSDAHSLPKIAREYNKIRLKELSFKELILALKNSKGRKVLANYGLDPRLGKYHHSYCEDCQQGIDEKGFILKCPLCGGDKVIKGVKDRIMEISVKGVTDSPAFRPAYIHQIPLLDIPGIGPRTMEKLLIKFTTEMDILHKVSFEDLRLVVGDKIASSIVRARSGAARIKTGGGGFYGKVMG from the coding sequence ATGTTTAGTGAATATTTTGCTGACCTGCATATCCATATAGGAGCAGCTTCCAGTGGTAACCCTGTAAAGATTACTGCTTCACGTAGTTTGACCTTTGCGAATATTCTTAAAGAGTCTGCTGAAAATAAGGGTCTTGATATTATAGGGATTATAGATTGTGCTTCACCACCGGTCATTGCTGATATAGAAAAATTACTGGCTGAAGGATTGATGGAGGAGTTAACAGATGGTGGAATAAAGTATGGTAATTTAACAGTTATACTGGGGGCAGAGATAGAAAGTAGGGAAAGTAATGGCGGTCAGTCTCATTACCTTGCTTATTTTCCCTTTTTAAGGAATATAAAAGACTTTAGTGAGATTATGAGTGAATATATCAAAAATATTACTTTAAGTTCCCAGTCCACTGGTTTAAATGCTAGTCAGCTGTTACAAATAATTGATAGTACAGGGGGGGTATGTATTCCTGCTCATGTATTTACCCCTTATAAGAGTTTTTACGGGCGTTCTTTTAGTAGTTATCAAGAGGTTTTTAATACTCAAGAGTGGGAGATGATACCTGCTATTGAGTTAGGTTTAAGTGCTGATACTTATTTGGCTGATTATTTACCTGAATTAAGAGATAAAACATTTATTAGTAATTCAGATGCCCATTCACTACCTAAAATAGCCAGGGAGTATAATAAAATAAGGTTGAAAGAATTAAGTTTTAAGGAACTGATACTCGCCCTTAAAAATAGTAAGGGACGTAAAGTACTAGCTAATTATGGACTCGACCCCAGGCTGGGTAAATATCACCACAGTTATTGTGAAGATTGTCAGCAGGGTATTGATGAAAAAGGGTTTATCTTAAAATGCCCTCTGTGTGGGGGAGATAAGGTAATAAAGGGAGTAAAAGATAGGATTATGGAAATAAGTGTAAAAGGAGTTACTGATTCACCAGCATTTCGCCCTGCTTATATCCATCAAATCCCGCTTCTGGATATTCCAGGAATAGGTCCGCGAACAATGGAGAAATTATTAATAAAGTTTACAACAGAAATGGATATTCTTCATAAAGTAAGTTTTGAGGATTTAAGGCTGGTCGTTGGTGATAAAATAGCCAGTAGTATTGTTAGGGCA
- a CDS encoding NUDIX domain-containing protein: MDFKEERIDSEDIYQGKIVNLRIDQVKLPNGRVSTREVVEHSGGVSILALTEKKEILLVEQYRTPVEETLLELPAGKLEPGENPLDCARRELIEETGFKAARIKHLYSFYTTPGFSDELLYLYLASELEEVGTDFDEDEIIKNHLISPGEIMDSILSGRIKDAKTIVGLLTYLRGDFNV, encoded by the coding sequence ATGGACTTTAAAGAAGAAAGAATAGATTCAGAAGATATATATCAGGGGAAAATTGTTAATCTGAGAATTGATCAGGTAAAATTACCTAATGGAAGGGTTTCTACCCGGGAGGTTGTTGAACATAGCGGGGGGGTTTCTATTCTGGCTCTTACAGAAAAAAAGGAAATTTTACTGGTGGAACAATATAGAACCCCGGTGGAAGAGACTTTGCTTGAACTTCCTGCTGGGAAACTAGAACCTGGTGAAAACCCGCTGGATTGTGCCAGGAGGGAACTTATTGAGGAAACAGGTTTTAAGGCCGCCAGGATTAAGCATCTTTATTCATTTTATACTACTCCAGGTTTTAGTGATGAGCTTCTTTATTTGTATCTAGCTTCAGAGTTGGAAGAGGTGGGTACTGATTTTGATGAGGATGAGATTATAAAAAATCACCTGATAAGTCCCGGGGAGATAATGGATAGTATTTTATCAGGCCGGATTAAGGATGCTAAAACAATTGTTGGTTTGCTTACGTATTTAAGAGGGGATTTTAATGTTTAG
- a CDS encoding DUF3866 family protein, translated as MYDMSIEKGRVLKVINKTTELSFLEVLIKGLGVYKAVNYNYLTGEIKTGDKVLLNTTAFNLQLGTGGYHFVCSNISSNSRGLNDKKGHIMKLRYTPCQLRTLSVEEEDSPYHDIFTKDYNLDGYPVVLIPLHSLLAPLLVIYKSYYPQQRVVYIMTEQGSLSIGFSKTVQFLTKKKLLDKTITVGHSFGGDLEAINIFTALIAAREVLRGDLIVVGMGPGIVGTGTRYGFSGIDDCFTSSAINIIGGTCVFVPRISFADKRQRHFGLSHHSRTILEELIDFPVELILPLDDRLKKQLLACNILEKHNCCYYQIDGIVEKLFNSGIDFYSMGRSLEDDPVFFSTAGLAVNRIKELLGE; from the coding sequence ATGTATGATATGTCAATAGAGAAAGGTAGAGTATTAAAAGTAATTAATAAGACTACAGAGCTCTCTTTCCTGGAGGTTTTAATTAAAGGATTGGGTGTGTACAAGGCTGTCAATTATAACTACCTTACCGGGGAAATTAAAACTGGTGATAAGGTATTACTAAATACTACCGCCTTCAATCTACAGCTGGGGACCGGAGGATATCATTTTGTCTGTTCTAATATAAGCAGTAATTCCAGGGGTTTAAATGATAAAAAGGGTCATATTATGAAACTCCGTTATACACCCTGTCAATTGAGAACTTTAAGTGTCGAAGAAGAAGACAGTCCTTATCATGATATTTTTACTAAGGATTATAATTTAGATGGCTATCCAGTTGTTTTAATTCCTCTGCACAGCCTGTTGGCTCCACTACTTGTAATCTATAAAAGTTATTATCCACAGCAGAGGGTTGTCTATATTATGACAGAGCAGGGTTCGTTATCAATAGGGTTTAGTAAAACAGTACAATTTTTAACAAAGAAAAAACTCCTTGATAAGACTATTACTGTTGGACATTCCTTTGGTGGTGACCTGGAGGCTATTAATATTTTTACTGCTTTGATAGCTGCCCGTGAAGTTCTTAGGGGGGATCTGATTGTTGTAGGCATGGGTCCAGGTATTGTTGGTACTGGAACTAGGTATGGATTTAGTGGGATTGATGATTGTTTTACATCTTCTGCTATAAATATTATCGGAGGGACCTGTGTCTTTGTACCCAGGATTAGTTTTGCCGATAAACGGCAGAGGCATTTTGGTTTAAGCCATCATAGCCGTACAATCCTGGAGGAATTAATTGATTTTCCGGTAGAGCTTATTCTACCGCTTGATGATAGACTGAAAAAACAATTACTTGCCTGTAATATTTTAGAGAAACACAATTGTTGTTATTATCAAATAGATGGGATTGTAGAGAAACTCTTTAATTCAGGGATTGATTTCTATAGTATGGGGCGTTCTTTAGAGGATGACCCGGTGTTTTTTAGCACAGCTGGTTTGGCTGTTAATAGGATAAAAGAATTACTAGGAGAGTGA
- a CDS encoding M20/M25/M40 family metallo-hydrolase, with amino-acid sequence MKNNRVIDLFLELVQIDSISLAEREMADRLSAELKSLGGEVHEDNTAKKIGGQAGNIIGYFKGNDNYPAILLSAHMDRVEPGRGIKPVIRGDYIYSSGNTVLGGDDLIGVSAILEVIRVLKERRIEHGDLKVVFSVAEELGLLGARQLDPVEISGLDLGIVLDVDGDVGTIVYKAPAQLKFNAVIKGKSAHAGMHPEEGINAIKISSKAISDIKLGQIDEETTANIGVIRGGKAINIVPEIVELEGEVRSHNDLKLEKQLKHMKEIIKQAVEKYGGSVKYNIEKLYTGFELPLESDIIRLIAYSMEGLKIPIIYMVSGGGSDANIFNKLGLPTINLGVGMEKVHTSNETVCMHNMIKLVELMIKVIKDSRGYY; translated from the coding sequence ATGAAAAACAATCGGGTAATAGATTTATTTCTGGAGCTGGTACAAATTGATAGTATATCACTTGCAGAAAGGGAGATGGCTGATAGACTAAGTGCTGAATTGAAATCACTTGGTGGGGAAGTTCATGAAGATAATACTGCCAAAAAGATAGGTGGTCAGGCTGGAAATATTATTGGATATTTTAAAGGAAATGATAATTATCCAGCAATACTTTTATCAGCACATATGGACAGGGTAGAACCTGGTAGGGGAATTAAGCCTGTTATTAGAGGTGATTATATCTATAGTAGTGGCAATACGGTGCTGGGGGGTGACGACCTTATTGGTGTTTCTGCAATTCTGGAAGTTATCAGGGTACTTAAGGAAAGAAGAATAGAACATGGTGATTTAAAAGTTGTTTTCTCTGTAGCTGAGGAACTGGGTTTACTTGGGGCCCGGCAACTGGACCCTGTAGAAATTAGTGGTCTTGACCTGGGAATAGTCCTTGATGTTGATGGGGATGTTGGTACAATTGTATATAAGGCCCCAGCACAGCTTAAATTTAATGCTGTGATCAAAGGTAAATCAGCTCATGCAGGTATGCATCCTGAAGAGGGTATCAATGCAATTAAGATTAGCAGTAAGGCCATTTCTGATATTAAACTAGGCCAGATAGATGAGGAAACAACAGCAAATATAGGGGTGATAAGGGGTGGGAAAGCAATTAATATAGTACCAGAGATTGTAGAACTGGAAGGGGAAGTAAGAAGTCACAATGATCTTAAACTAGAAAAACAGCTTAAGCATATGAAAGAAATAATTAAGCAGGCAGTGGAGAAATATGGTGGTAGTGTAAAATATAATATTGAAAAACTATATACGGGATTTGAATTGCCTCTGGAAAGTGATATAATAAGATTGATTGCATATTCCATGGAGGGGCTTAAAATCCCTATTATTTATATGGTAAGTGGTGGGGGAAGTGATGCAAATATCTTTAATAAACTTGGTCTGCCAACAATAAACCTCGGAGTGGGAATGGAGAAGGTGCATACCAGTAATGAGACTGTTTGTATGCATAATATGATCAAGCTGGTTGAACTAATGATAAAGGTGATTAAAGATAGTAGGGGTTACTATTAA
- a CDS encoding 2-oxoacid:acceptor oxidoreductase family protein, with product MKEEIILAGFGGQGVMSIGKLIAYAGMKEGDEVSWMPSYGPEMRGGTANCTVIVSSDKIPSPLSSRPDTIIVMNLPSWEKFSPMVKKGGLVLLNSSLINKIVIRDDLEIIKVPANDIADKIGNKQIANMVMLGAYLARKGIVKMETVKRSLKNVLPERRHELIPVNEKALDYGVELID from the coding sequence ATGAAGGAAGAAATTATTTTGGCTGGATTTGGTGGCCAGGGAGTTATGTCTATTGGAAAACTTATTGCCTATGCGGGGATGAAAGAGGGGGATGAGGTATCCTGGATGCCTTCATATGGACCCGAGATGCGAGGTGGCACAGCAAATTGTACAGTAATTGTTTCCAGTGATAAAATACCATCACCTTTGTCTTCGCGTCCTGATACAATAATTGTGATGAACCTACCTTCATGGGAGAAGTTTTCACCAATGGTAAAAAAGGGTGGACTTGTGCTTTTAAATTCTTCTTTGATCAACAAAATTGTAATAAGAGATGACCTGGAAATTATTAAGGTACCGGCTAATGATATAGCAGATAAGATAGGGAATAAGCAGATAGCTAATATGGTTATGTTAGGAGCCTATCTTGCCAGAAAGGGAATTGTAAAAATGGAGACTGTTAAGCGATCTTTGAAAAATGTTCTGCCTGAAAGAAGACATGAGTTGATACCAGTTAACGAAAAAGCCCTTGATTATGGGGTTGAATTAATAGATTAG
- a CDS encoding thiamine pyrophosphate-dependent enzyme, translating into MKIVAAYPESLTDKEFHYCPGCTHGIIHRLVAEVIDELGVRKDTIGVAPVGCAVLAYDYFNCDMHEASHGRAPAVATGIKRVHQDKVVFTYQGDGDLASIGTAEIVHAANRGELISTVFVNNAIYGMTGGQMAPTTLDKQKTTTSPYGRDKGLAGNPIKISEMLAVLDGPAYIARVSVHDPKHIRQAKKAIQKAFQVQLEGKGFATVEVLSSCPTNWGMSPVQALKWLAENMLDVYPLGVFKEVD; encoded by the coding sequence ATGAAAATCGTAGCTGCTTATCCGGAATCACTGACAGATAAAGAATTTCATTATTGCCCAGGCTGTACCCATGGTATAATACACCGCCTTGTAGCAGAGGTAATTGATGAACTTGGTGTCAGGAAGGATACGATAGGGGTTGCTCCTGTTGGTTGTGCTGTTCTGGCCTATGATTATTTTAATTGTGATATGCATGAGGCCTCTCACGGCCGGGCACCTGCTGTTGCTACTGGAATTAAACGGGTCCACCAGGATAAAGTTGTTTTTACCTATCAGGGTGATGGTGACCTGGCTTCAATTGGTACTGCTGAAATTGTACATGCTGCTAACCGTGGTGAATTAATATCTACCGTATTTGTTAATAATGCTATTTATGGAATGACAGGTGGCCAGATGGCACCTACTACCCTGGATAAACAGAAGACTACAACATCACCATATGGTAGGGATAAGGGGCTAGCTGGTAATCCGATTAAAATATCTGAGATGCTGGCAGTCCTGGATGGTCCTGCTTATATTGCCAGGGTTTCTGTTCATGACCCCAAACACATAAGACAGGCTAAGAAGGCTATCCAAAAGGCCTTTCAGGTTCAACTGGAAGGCAAAGGATTTGCCACGGTAGAGGTTTTATCTTCCTGTCCAACTAACTGGGGTATGAGTCCGGTTCAGGCCCTTAAATGGCTGGCAGAAAATATGCTTGATGTATATCCACTTGGGGTATTTAAGGAGGTGGATTAG
- a CDS encoding 3-methyl-2-oxobutanoate dehydrogenase subunit VorB: protein MVDKVLMKGNEAIAEAAIKAGCRYFFGYPITPQNALPEYMSKRLPEVGGVFLQAESEVAASNMVYGAAGAGARVLTSSSSPGISLKMEGISYIAGAELPAVIVNIMRGGPGLGGIQPSQADYFQATKGGGHGDYRLAVLAPSSVQEAVDLTIDAFDIADRYRNPVMILGDGMIGQMMEPVEFKQEIDPADLPLKEWATDGARGRKPNIINSLFLDPQKLEDHVMKLEDKYKQMKANEVRYELYKMDDAELAVVAYGTTARISISAVDMARKKGIKAGLIRPISLFPFPEKVINETAEQVVNFLTVEMSTGQMVEDVRLAVNGEKPVYFYGRTGGMVPSPEEILAEIEKIGGVKR from the coding sequence ATGGTTGATAAGGTTTTAATGAAAGGCAATGAAGCGATTGCTGAAGCGGCTATTAAGGCTGGCTGTAGGTATTTTTTTGGTTATCCGATTACACCACAGAATGCCCTACCAGAATATATGTCTAAACGTCTACCGGAAGTTGGTGGTGTTTTCCTCCAGGCAGAGAGTGAGGTTGCTGCTAGTAACATGGTTTACGGTGCTGCCGGTGCTGGAGCCAGGGTTTTGACATCTTCATCAAGTCCTGGTATTAGTCTGAAGATGGAAGGTATCTCTTATATTGCTGGTGCAGAACTGCCAGCAGTTATTGTTAATATAATGAGGGGGGGGCCTGGACTGGGTGGGATTCAACCCTCACAGGCAGACTATTTTCAGGCAACAAAAGGTGGTGGACATGGTGACTATAGATTGGCAGTACTGGCACCTTCTTCTGTGCAGGAAGCTGTTGATTTGACGATTGATGCCTTTGATATTGCAGATAGATACCGAAACCCGGTTATGATTCTGGGAGATGGTATGATTGGTCAGATGATGGAACCAGTGGAATTTAAACAGGAGATAGACCCGGCAGACTTACCGTTAAAAGAATGGGCTACTGATGGGGCCAGAGGGAGAAAACCCAATATTATTAACTCCCTTTTCCTTGATCCTCAGAAACTTGAAGACCATGTAATGAAATTGGAAGATAAATATAAGCAAATGAAAGCAAATGAAGTGCGTTATGAATTATATAAGATGGATGATGCTGAATTGGCAGTTGTTGCCTATGGGACTACGGCTCGTATATCAATTAGTGCTGTCGATATGGCAAGAAAGAAAGGAATCAAGGCTGGACTAATCAGGCCGATTAGCCTGTTCCCTTTTCCAGAAAAGGTTATTAATGAAACAGCAGAGCAAGTGGTTAATTTCCTGACTGTTGAAATGAGTACCGGGCAGATGGTTGAAGATGTACGATTGGCTGTAAATGGGGAAAAACCGGTTTATTTCTATGGAAGAACAGGTGGTATGGTACCATCTCCAGAAGAAATACTGGCTGAAATAGAGAAAATTGGGGGTGTAAAGAGATGA
- a CDS encoding 4Fe-4S binding protein: MTSDKKVIFNEERCKGCELCTTVCPKEIIKMAEKINSHGYHPAEVVEQDKCISCGRCALICPDVVIEVYRPVNK; encoded by the coding sequence ATGACCAGTGATAAAAAGGTTATTTTTAATGAAGAACGGTGTAAGGGTTGTGAGTTGTGTACTACAGTTTGTCCTAAAGAAATAATAAAAATGGCGGAGAAAATTAATAGTCATGGGTATCATCCTGCAGAGGTGGTTGAGCAGGATAAATGTATAAGCTGTGGGAGATGTGCCCTTATCTGCCCTGATGTAGTTATTGAGGTGTATCGACCTGTAAATAAATGA
- the argF gene encoding ornithine carbamoyltransferase, with product MPYNLKGRNFLTLLDYNREEIDYLIKLSENLKIKKNSGIKGDLLEGKNIALIFEKTSTRTRSAFAVAARDEGAYPEFLGINDIQLGKKESVADTARVLGRMFDGIEFRGYAHQTIEELAVNAGVPVWNGLTDSYHPTQVLADLLTVKENLGYIKGVNFAYLGDGRNNMANSLMIAAAIMGMNFTIVSPDKLRPAPALQEKCHSLARESGAAIRQTDDPVTGVKNADVIYTDVWVSMGEEDKFAKRINLLKPYQVDMEMIKNTNNDHPIFLHCLPAYHNTDTENGKYIYEKYNIEEMEVTDRVFNSKYSKVFDQAENRMHTIKAVMVATLGK from the coding sequence ATGCCGTATAATCTTAAGGGGAGGAATTTTTTAACACTGCTTGATTATAATAGAGAAGAAATCGATTATTTGATAAAACTCTCTGAAAATCTGAAAATCAAGAAAAATTCTGGTATTAAGGGTGATTTGCTGGAGGGTAAAAATATAGCTTTAATCTTTGAAAAAACATCTACCCGGACAAGGAGTGCTTTTGCTGTAGCTGCTAGAGATGAAGGTGCTTATCCAGAATTTTTAGGCATAAATGATATCCAACTTGGTAAAAAAGAGAGTGTAGCAGATACTGCCCGTGTTCTGGGTAGAATGTTTGATGGTATTGAATTTCGTGGATATGCTCATCAGACAATTGAAGAATTAGCTGTCAATGCTGGTGTGCCTGTGTGGAATGGGTTAACAGATAGTTATCATCCAACACAGGTTCTGGCTGATTTGTTGACAGTTAAGGAAAATCTAGGTTATATTAAGGGAGTTAATTTTGCATACCTTGGTGATGGCAGGAATAATATGGCCAACTCACTTATGATTGCTGCAGCAATTATGGGTATGAATTTTACAATTGTATCTCCAGATAAATTGCGTCCTGCTCCAGCATTACAGGAAAAATGCCATAGTTTAGCCCGGGAATCTGGTGCGGCTATTAGACAGACAGATGATCCTGTTACAGGAGTAAAAAATGCAGATGTTATTTATACAGATGTCTGGGTATCTATGGGTGAAGAAGATAAATTTGCCAAAAGAATAAATTTGTTGAAACCCTATCAAGTTGATATGGAAATGATTAAGAACACCAACAATGATCATCCTATTTTTCTGCATTGTTTACCTGCTTATCATAATACTGACACTGAGAATGGAAAATACATATATGAGAAATATAATATTGAGGAAATGGAGGTTACAGATAGGGTTTTTAATAGTAAATACTCCAAAGTTTTTGATCAGGCAGAAAACAGGATGCATACTATCAAAGCAGTTATGGTTGCTACTTTAGGTAAATAA
- a CDS encoding MraY family glycosyltransferase, whose amino-acid sequence MNKFYVKTNLLKNNYRGEPVLVIGGIIYSISLLFYWLFLFFISPITGLDRLIFLVVIIASVSLLDDMIGSKEQQGFKGHFNSLLSGSLTTGGLKAIVALAAVLLVLLEDDFFNLLINTGIILLSTNFFNLLDLRPGRSIKYFILVSSLILFIYPKLYIYYLPVYFISIFYLPYEMKASVMLGDTGANVLGAVLAYGLLQTSFSLRLIFVIILLLLNLLSEKYSFTEYIAANHFLKWFDDLGRLNKEP is encoded by the coding sequence TTGAACAAATTTTATGTAAAGACAAATCTTCTGAAGAATAACTACAGGGGTGAGCCGGTACTGGTGATAGGTGGTATAATCTATAGTATATCACTTCTTTTCTACTGGCTTTTTCTTTTTTTTATTAGCCCAATAACTGGCTTAGATAGGTTAATATTTCTAGTAGTGATAATTGCCTCAGTGAGTTTGCTAGATGATATGATAGGCAGTAAGGAACAGCAGGGTTTTAAAGGACATTTTAACAGTTTGCTTTCCGGTAGTCTTACAACAGGTGGATTGAAGGCTATTGTAGCTTTAGCAGCTGTACTTCTTGTTTTACTAGAAGATGATTTTTTTAATCTATTAATTAATACAGGGATTATTTTGCTGTCTACTAATTTCTTTAATCTACTTGACCTGCGCCCGGGTAGAAGTATAAAATATTTTATTTTGGTATCTAGCTTAATTTTATTTATATATCCTAAATTATATATATACTATCTTCCAGTTTACTTTATTTCTATTTTTTATTTACCGTATGAAATGAAGGCAAGTGTTATGCTGGGAGATACAGGTGCCAATGTTTTAGGGGCTGTTCTGGCTTACGGTCTGCTTCAGACATCTTTTAGTTTACGGCTAATTTTCGTTATTATCCTTTTATTACTAAATCTATTATCTGAAAAATATTCATTTACAGAGTATATTGCTGCCAACCACTTCCTTAAGTGGTTTGATGATTTAGGCAGATTGAACAAAGAACCTTGA
- a CDS encoding glycosyltransferase family 2 protein, producing MNISIIIPAYNEEDIIGKTLDALEKINNITEIIVVDDGSTDNTPLLCNRNRVRLINLVQNQGKGRAVEVGVRESQGDIIVLLDADLGDSAREVEKLAKPIIAGEVDLTIALLTIKGGGVGLLRKFADFSLKTITGLAMKAPLSGQRAFKRKILPLITPFYNGYGLEIGMDLLILKNNIQYKEVPCNFKHRVSGKDLSGFIHRGKQFKEVLSVLWSFKNNIV from the coding sequence ATGAATATCTCTATTATTATTCCAGCATATAATGAGGAAGACATAATCGGTAAAACCCTTGATGCTCTGGAAAAAATAAACAATATAACTGAAATCATTGTTGTTGATGATGGTTCTACAGATAATACGCCACTGTTATGTAATAGGAATAGGGTGAGGTTAATTAATCTGGTGCAAAATCAGGGTAAAGGACGTGCGGTTGAAGTAGGTGTAAGGGAATCACAGGGTGATATAATTGTCTTGCTTGATGCAGACTTGGGTGATAGTGCCCGGGAGGTAGAAAAATTAGCTAAACCAATTATAGCTGGGGAAGTAGACTTGACTATTGCCTTATTAACAATTAAAGGTGGTGGTGTTGGCCTGCTCAGGAAGTTTGCTGATTTCAGTTTAAAAACTATAACTGGGTTAGCGATGAAAGCCCCACTATCCGGACAGAGAGCTTTTAAACGCAAAATTTTACCCTTGATAACCCCATTTTATAATGGTTATGGTTTAGAAATAGGTATGGATCTGCTTATTTTAAAAAATAATATCCAGTATAAAGAAGTACCCTGTAATTTTAAACATAGAGTAAGTGGTAAAGACTTGTCAGGATTTATCCACCGGGGTAAACAGTTTAAAGAAGTATTATCTGTTTTATGGTCTTTTAAAAATAATATAGTCTAA
- a CDS encoding copper transporter, giving the protein MIINFRYHIFTITAIFAALGIGILIGSSFVADQGIVEEQKRIITKIGSDINNIKNKNLSLQDKLVELEKEIEYRQKMEKEILSLLLKDSLKEKKYYMVDQGSISLEFKNELKEILNKAGAWINIIDGPINNDDLEGINKVIYWNCDQIKNEAVEGVQQEKYLFYNQEDLLGLILTLLKEEKT; this is encoded by the coding sequence ATGATTATAAACTTTCGTTATCATATCTTCACTATTACTGCAATTTTTGCTGCTCTAGGTATAGGAATTTTAATTGGTTCAAGTTTTGTAGCTGATCAGGGAATCGTTGAAGAGCAAAAGCGTATAATAACAAAAATTGGGAGTGATATTAATAATATTAAGAATAAGAATCTTTCTTTACAGGATAAGCTTGTTGAGCTGGAGAAAGAAATTGAGTACCGTCAGAAGATGGAAAAAGAGATTTTATCCCTTCTCTTAAAAGATAGCTTAAAAGAAAAAAAATATTATATGGTAGATCAGGGGAGTATTTCTCTTGAATTTAAGAATGAATTAAAGGAAATTTTAAACAAGGCTGGAGCCTGGATTAATATAATAGATGGACCCATTAACAATGATGATTTAGAAGGGATAAACAAGGTAATATATTGGAATTGTGATCAAATTAAAAATGAAGCTGTTGAAGGTGTTCAGCAAGAAAAATATTTATTTTATAACCAAGAAGACTTATTAGGTTTAATCCTTACCCTTCTGAAGGAAGAAAAAACATGA
- the steA gene encoding putative cytokinetic ring protein SteA has translation MMIKGRVILNKKTKDLVKEIKVNEIAVIDHRDVDQIAASSLVEKQVKAIINLSPSISGRYPNVGPEILLLAGIPVIDISDGDLFSTLNNGDEILFKKGLVYKSGQIIAKGEELSREQVKNKNNQARTNLEKELSKFLDNTLSYIDKEKNEFFNIKTPELGIDFNGKHVLIVVRGVDYKDDLSAIKSYIREMNPIIIAVDGGADACLERGYLPDIIIGDMDSVTDYSLKKAKVILVHAYSDGKAPGLKRVKKLGLDYELFPAPGTSEDIAMLLAYEKGAELITAVGTHTNMIDFLEKGRPGMASTFLARLKVGDKLVDAKGVSKLYHSKIYYHYWLQVFLAILLPLSIVVFFSPHIKQLLQLLALRFRIIFHL, from the coding sequence TTGATGATAAAAGGAAGGGTTATCCTTAATAAAAAGACTAAAGATCTGGTTAAGGAAATAAAGGTCAATGAAATTGCCGTTATTGACCATAGAGATGTAGACCAAATTGCCGCCAGCTCACTTGTGGAAAAACAGGTTAAAGCGATTATTAATTTATCACCTTCAATTAGTGGAAGATATCCTAATGTTGGTCCGGAAATATTATTGCTGGCTGGAATACCAGTAATTGATATATCTGACGGGGATCTATTTTCAACCTTGAATAATGGTGATGAAATTCTTTTTAAGAAAGGATTAGTTTACAAATCTGGGCAGATAATAGCCAAGGGTGAGGAATTAAGTAGAGAGCAGGTAAAAAATAAAAATAATCAGGCGCGGACTAATCTGGAAAAGGAATTAAGCAAATTTCTTGATAATACCCTTTCCTATATTGATAAAGAGAAGAATGAGTTTTTCAATATCAAAACACCAGAACTAGGGATTGATTTTAACGGCAAACATGTGCTTATTGTTGTCAGGGGGGTAGATTATAAAGATGACCTGTCAGCAATTAAATCATATATCCGTGAAATGAATCCCATTATTATTGCCGTAGATGGTGGTGCAGATGCCTGTTTAGAAAGGGGATATCTCCCTGATATTATAATTGGAGACATGGATAGTGTTACAGATTATTCTTTAAAAAAAGCAAAGGTGATTCTAGTACATGCTTATTCTGATGGAAAGGCACCAGGTTTAAAAAGGGTAAAAAAATTAGGTCTGGATTATGAATTATTTCCTGCCCCTGGAACCAGTGAAGATATAGCAATGCTACTTGCTTATGAAAAGGGAGCAGAATTAATTACTGCAGTAGGTACCCATACAAATATGATTGATTTTTTAGAAAAGGGGAGGCCAGGGATGGCCAGTACATTCTTGGCTAGATTAAAGGTTGGTGATAAACTGGTAGATGCTAAGGGTGTCAGCAAACTATATCATAGTAAAATATATTATCACTACTGGTTACAGGTCTTTCTGGCAATATTACTCCCTTTAAGTATTGTAGTCTTTTTTTCGCCCCATATAAAACAATTGCTACAGCTATTAGCCTTAAGATTCAGAATAATATTTCATTTATGA